Proteins encoded together in one Micromonospora kangleipakensis window:
- a CDS encoding acyl-CoA carboxylase subunit epsilon: protein MSAEEPLFRIVRGVPTAEELAALVGAIAVRTRPAAAPAPVAVSAWARSGRPAGATPAAGPGAWRASGLPR from the coding sequence ATGTCTGCCGAAGAGCCGCTGTTCCGGATCGTCCGCGGCGTGCCGACCGCCGAGGAACTGGCCGCCCTCGTCGGCGCCATCGCCGTCCGGACCCGCCCGGCCGCCGCCCCCGCGCCGGTCGCCGTGTCGGCCTGGGCGCGCAGCGGCCGGCCGGCCGGCGCGACACCCGCCGCCGGCCCCGGCGCGTGGCGCGCCTCCGGCCTCCCCCGCTGA